TGGATCGCTATCCATGTATGTCGTGACAGACTTTGTCAAAACATACGACACTGATCGTTCTGGATTTGTAGACATTAAGCTATCCTTTATTGCGGATTTTAAATAATTTCGGGTTACGCACTAGTGCAAACATTATAAAAAAATTAACACAACTTTAACCAAATTTCTTTAGTATCTTTATAAGCCCTAAATTACTACTTTATGCGTAGAAATTATGGAAATTGATCAAGAACAAGAACCTGATTACGAGTCAGTAAAGATCGATTATGTGGGGTTTGTAGATCCGTATGCAGTCGAAGGGATGGTTGTTCTAAAGTCTGCAGATGGCAAGGAATTTCATATGAGGGCCTTTTCTGGCGAAGTTGCCAGACACATTTCCAGTTTTAGTGAAAGTTCTGCAGATTCTGTTCCTTCTATTTACAAGATGATCGAGGAAATTTGCGAGGAAAATGAACTAGTGCTAGTCAAGGTCAAAATCTATGAGAGTGGCGAGGTTTTACGTGCAAATCTGTATTTTACAGGGAAAAAAGACATGGTTTTGAGAAATTACCGAGCTTCAGATGCAATGGCGTTGGGCGCCTTTTACAACATTCCTATTTTGGTTAGAAAGAATCTGCTCAAAGAAAGCATGGAAGCATAATCCGAATGGTTTTA
Above is a window of Nitrosopumilus sp. K4 DNA encoding:
- a CDS encoding bifunctional nuclease family protein, with the translated sequence MEIDQEQEPDYESVKIDYVGFVDPYAVEGMVVLKSADGKEFHMRAFSGEVARHISSFSESSADSVPSIYKMIEEICEENELVLVKVKIYESGEVLRANLYFTGKKDMVLRNYRASDAMALGAFYNIPILVRKNLLKESMEA